One region of Oncorhynchus nerka isolate Pitt River linkage group LG22, Oner_Uvic_2.0, whole genome shotgun sequence genomic DNA includes:
- the LOC115105182 gene encoding transcriptional repressor NF-X1-like isoform X2, translating to MAECSVTGCLIEQLSEEKYECMVCCEVIRVMAPVWSCLSCFHVFHLNCIKKWARSPASQADETNDGWRCPACQNVVFQPPNTYKCFCGKVTNPEFQRSEIPHSCGDMCGKKRSGADCKHPCNILCHPGPCPQCPAFVTKACICGRTSQPMRCGQATAIHCDKQCDLILNCTEHPCTQACHSGLCQPCQLQVQQVCFCGVVYREVLCGTDKDCFDGSGHFSCQKACGKMLDCEAHRCKQVCHRGLCQPCPRSPRLVRNCPCGQTALAKLLELGYPERRSCSDPIPSCGKTCNKPLPCGSNETIHICEKLCHEGCCGPCTLTSTIKCRCGSKINDVPCATIQNEDGLIFTCEKRCLKKRSCGRHKCGELCCVGVEHTCSLVCGYKLNCGLHRCQELCHRGNCQPCWQTSFDELACHCGGTVLFPPIACGTKPLECKNLCTRRHKCDHQVFHNCHSEEKCPPCTYLTQKWCMGKHERRSNIPCHLQDISCGLTCNKVLLCDHRCRRICHRGECLAKGACRQPCVLPRADCGHPCNAPCHKGTSCPRNTCAAKVALQCDCGRRKETVVCTEAASAHQRYAAIAMASKLSDMQLGDSVDIGLITKKEMKQAKLECDEGCAALERNRRLAVALQSYPSVDPFNIRTSSSTYSDSLRGDARKDLKFVSEVEEEIKNLVELASKGKLSKRSHCFPPMNREHRKIVHELAEVYNVESVSYDSEPKRNVVITAIRGKSACPNSTLTSLIERDTGVSRAPPPIAHIKQHSKTDGVSSWSKAVKEEPAIDYFDVQD from the exons ATGGCTGAGTGCTCAGTCACAG gTTGCCTGATTGAGCAGCTGTCCGAGGAGAAGTATGAGTGCATGGTGTGCTGTGAGGTGATCAGGGTGATGGCACCTGTCTGGAGCTGTCTCAGCTGCTTCCATGTCTTCCATCTCAACTGCATCAAGAAGTGGGCCCGCTCCCCAGCCTCACAGGCAGACG AAACAAATGACGGGTGGAGGTGTCCAGCTTGTCAGAATGTTGTCTTCCAACCCCCAAACACCTACAAGTGCTTCTGTG GCAAAGTGACCAACCCGGAGTTCCAGCGTAGCGAGATCCCACACAgctgtggagatatgtgtggGAAGAAGAGGAGCGGAGCAGACTGCAAGCACCCCTGTAACAT CTTGTGTCACCCCGGACCTTGTCCACAGTGTCCTGCCTTTGTCACCAAAGCCTGCATCTGTGGAAGAACCAG TCAGCCAATGCGGTGTGGCCAGGCCACTGCCATCCACTGTGACAAGCAGTGTGACTTGATCCTCAACTGTACCGAACACCCCTGCACCCAGGCGTGCCACAGCGGACTGTGCCAGCCGTGCCAACTACAGGTCCAGCAGG TGTGCTTCTGTGGTGTTGTCTATCGGGAGGTGCTGTGTGGGACGGATAAAGACTGCTTTGACGGCTCAGGACACTTCTCCTGTCAGAAAGCATGTGGCAA GATGTTGGACTGTGAGGCCCACCGATGCAAGCAGGTGTGCCACCGTGGGCTGTGCCAGCCGTGCCCACGCTCCCCCAGACTGGTGAGGAATTGCCCCTGTGGGCAGACGGCCTTGGCCAAGCTCCTGGAGCTGGGCTACCCTGAGCGCCGCAGCTGCTCTGACCCCATCCCTTCCTGTGGCAAGACCTGCAACAAGCCCCTGCCCTGTGGATCCAACG AGACCATCCACATCTGTGAGAAGCTGTGCCACGAGGGCTGCTGTGGCCCCTGCACACTCACCTCCACCATCAAATGCAGATGTGGTTCGAAGATCAAT GATGTTCCCTGTGCAACCATCCAGAATGAAG ATGGACTGATTTTTACCTGTGAGAAGCGCTGCCTAAAGAAGCGCTCCTGTGGCCGACACAAATGTGGCGAGCTGTGCTGTGTG GGTGTGGAACACACATGCTCTCTGGTCTGTGGCTACAAGCTCAACTGTGGCCTCCACCGCTGCCAAGAGCTCTGTCACCGTGGGAACTGCCAACCCTGCTGGCAAACCA GTTTTGATGAGCTGGCGTGCCACTGTGGGGGGACTGTCCTGTTCCCCCCAATTGCCTGTGGCACCAAGCCCTTAGAGTGTAAGAACCTGTGTACCAGGAGGCACAAGTGTGACCACCAAG TGTTCCATAATTGCCACAGTGAGGAGAAGTGCCCACCCTGTACTTACCTCACTCAGAAGTGGTGCATGGGAAAGCATGAG CGAAGGAGCAACATTCCGTGCCACCTGCAGGACATCTCCTGTGGTCTGACCTGCAACAAGGTGCTGCTGTGTGACCACCGCTGCCGCCGCATCTGCCACCGGGGAGAATGTCTGGCCAAGGGCGCCTGCCGCCAGCCCTGTGTGCTGCCCCGTGCCGACTGTGGCCACCCCTGCAACGCCCCTTGCCACAAGGGCACCAGTTGCCCGCGCAACACCTGCGCTGCCAAG GTGGCGCTACAGTGTGACTGCGGCCGGAGAAAGGAAACGGTAGTGTGCACGGAGGCAGCCAGTGCCCATCAGAG GTATGCAGCCATTGCCATGGCCAGTAAGCTGTCTGACATGCAGCTGGGTGACTCTGTAGACATCGGTCTCATCACTAAGAAGGAGATGAAACAGGCCAA GTTGGAGTGTGACGAAGGGTGTGCTGCACTGGAAAGGAACAG GCGATTGGCTGTGGCCCTGCAGAGTTACCCTTCAGTGGACCCCTTCAACATCcgcacctcctcctccacttaTAGTGACAGCCTCCGAGGAGATGCCAG AAAAGATTTGAAGTTTGTCAGCGAGGTTGAAGAGGAGATCAAGAATCTGGTTGAGTTGGCCAGCAAG GGTAAACTGTCCAAGAGGAGCCACTGCTTCCCCCCAATGAACAGAGAGCACAGGAAGATAGTCCACGAGCTGGCTGAGGTCTACAATGTAGAGAGCGTGAGCTACGACAGCGAGCCCAAACGCAACGTGGTTATCACCGCCATCAG GGGGAAGTCTGCCTGTCCTAACTCAACACTGACGtccctgatagagagagatacaggggtcTCAAGGGCTCCCCCACCCATTGCCCATATCAAACAACATAGCAA GACTGATGGTGTGAGCAGCTGGTCCAAGGCAGTCAAAGAAGAGCCGGCAATCGACTACTTTGATGTCCAGGATTAA
- the LOC115105182 gene encoding transcriptional repressor NF-X1-like isoform X1: MAECSVTDSLDLNPDGSSSRQKQNQHQSRRGRARVDHNRTWSSPNNYVPLPQQQQDHFHHGVKSSHDNVLVNFHPPPHHREDVQRGRGRGGNGSCGGGGRGSRGRNPRWNRPGVEIGTGPLGLPGGHHGLVGGGYRPGTLHMERGPPIDGPSWRRDPGGRGGEVGPAHEDHQDTRPKKPRRFSQEPRRGERSSKGPPHSLDKQENQENHATGGGGGGWDPVEPREETRSLEIGTRNRKGGRTEDRNPHVDPRKKFQEPKRSQGPIKEYPQERKEPERGASGRDILPAHHDKLGPSTDKEPNWRGQGKCTPLQDRGQRRTPKYDYRPGQKRGDNMPNKSKETQTGCLIEQLSEEKYECMVCCEVIRVMAPVWSCLSCFHVFHLNCIKKWARSPASQADETNDGWRCPACQNVVFQPPNTYKCFCGKVTNPEFQRSEIPHSCGDMCGKKRSGADCKHPCNILCHPGPCPQCPAFVTKACICGRTSQPMRCGQATAIHCDKQCDLILNCTEHPCTQACHSGLCQPCQLQVQQVCFCGVVYREVLCGTDKDCFDGSGHFSCQKACGKMLDCEAHRCKQVCHRGLCQPCPRSPRLVRNCPCGQTALAKLLELGYPERRSCSDPIPSCGKTCNKPLPCGSNETIHICEKLCHEGCCGPCTLTSTIKCRCGSKINDVPCATIQNEDGLIFTCEKRCLKKRSCGRHKCGELCCVGVEHTCSLVCGYKLNCGLHRCQELCHRGNCQPCWQTSFDELACHCGGTVLFPPIACGTKPLECKNLCTRRHKCDHQVFHNCHSEEKCPPCTYLTQKWCMGKHERRSNIPCHLQDISCGLTCNKVLLCDHRCRRICHRGECLAKGACRQPCVLPRADCGHPCNAPCHKGTSCPRNTCAAKVALQCDCGRRKETVVCTEAASAHQRYAAIAMASKLSDMQLGDSVDIGLITKKEMKQAKLECDEGCAALERNRRLAVALQSYPSVDPFNIRTSSSTYSDSLRGDARKDLKFVSEVEEEIKNLVELASKGKLSKRSHCFPPMNREHRKIVHELAEVYNVESVSYDSEPKRNVVITAIRGKSACPNSTLTSLIERDTGVSRAPPPIAHIKQHSKTDGVSSWSKAVKEEPAIDYFDVQD, translated from the exons ATGGCTGAGTGCTCAGTCACAG ACTCTCTGGATTTGAATCCAGATGGGTCTTCATCACGACAGAAACAAAACCAACACCAGTCCAGGAGGGGTCGAGCCAGAGTGGACCACAACCGTACCTGGAGTAGTCCTAATAATTATGTCCCACTGCCGCAGCAGCAGCAAGACCATTTTCACCATGGGGTCAAATCATCTCATGACAATGTCCTAGTAAACTTCCATCCTCCTCCCCACCATAGAGAGGATGTACAGAGGGGTCGAGGAAGAGGGGGTAATGGAAGTTGTGGGGGAGGTGGCCGGGGCTCAAGGGGCCGGAATCCGAGGTGGAATAGGCCTGGGGTTGAAATTGGCACTGGGCCCCTTGGCTTACCTGGGGGCCACCATGGACTTGTTGGTGGAGGCTACAGGCCTGGAACACTCCACATGGAGAGGGGACCCCCCATTGACGGGCCTAGCTGGCGTCGAGACCCTGGGGGCCGGGGGGGAGAGGTGGGGCCTGCCCACGAAGACCACCAGGACACCCGGCCTAAAAAGCCCCGGCGGTTCAGCCAGGAGccacggagaggagagaggagctctAAAGGACCTCCTCACTCTCTGGACAAGCAGGAGAACCAGGAAAACCATGctacaggaggagggggaggaggctgGGATCCGGTTGAGCCCAGAGAAGAAACCCGATCATTAGAAATTGGAACCAGAAACCGTAAAGGCGGTAGGACCGAGGACAGGAATCCCCATGTTGACCCTCGAAAGAAATTCCAAGAGCCAAAGCGAAGCCAGGGGCCGATCAAAGAATATCCCCAGGAGAGGAAGGAGCCTGAAAGGGGAGCCAGCGGCAGAGACATCCTCCCTGCCCATCATGACAAACTGGGCCCCAGCACTGACAAAGAGCCCAACTGGAGGGGTCAGGGGAAATGCACCCCCCTGCAGGACAGAGGCCAGAGGAGAACACCCAAATATGACTACAGACCTGGGCAGAAGAGGGGGGACAACATGCCCAACAAGAGCAAGGAGACACAGACCG gTTGCCTGATTGAGCAGCTGTCCGAGGAGAAGTATGAGTGCATGGTGTGCTGTGAGGTGATCAGGGTGATGGCACCTGTCTGGAGCTGTCTCAGCTGCTTCCATGTCTTCCATCTCAACTGCATCAAGAAGTGGGCCCGCTCCCCAGCCTCACAGGCAGACG AAACAAATGACGGGTGGAGGTGTCCAGCTTGTCAGAATGTTGTCTTCCAACCCCCAAACACCTACAAGTGCTTCTGTG GCAAAGTGACCAACCCGGAGTTCCAGCGTAGCGAGATCCCACACAgctgtggagatatgtgtggGAAGAAGAGGAGCGGAGCAGACTGCAAGCACCCCTGTAACAT CTTGTGTCACCCCGGACCTTGTCCACAGTGTCCTGCCTTTGTCACCAAAGCCTGCATCTGTGGAAGAACCAG TCAGCCAATGCGGTGTGGCCAGGCCACTGCCATCCACTGTGACAAGCAGTGTGACTTGATCCTCAACTGTACCGAACACCCCTGCACCCAGGCGTGCCACAGCGGACTGTGCCAGCCGTGCCAACTACAGGTCCAGCAGG TGTGCTTCTGTGGTGTTGTCTATCGGGAGGTGCTGTGTGGGACGGATAAAGACTGCTTTGACGGCTCAGGACACTTCTCCTGTCAGAAAGCATGTGGCAA GATGTTGGACTGTGAGGCCCACCGATGCAAGCAGGTGTGCCACCGTGGGCTGTGCCAGCCGTGCCCACGCTCCCCCAGACTGGTGAGGAATTGCCCCTGTGGGCAGACGGCCTTGGCCAAGCTCCTGGAGCTGGGCTACCCTGAGCGCCGCAGCTGCTCTGACCCCATCCCTTCCTGTGGCAAGACCTGCAACAAGCCCCTGCCCTGTGGATCCAACG AGACCATCCACATCTGTGAGAAGCTGTGCCACGAGGGCTGCTGTGGCCCCTGCACACTCACCTCCACCATCAAATGCAGATGTGGTTCGAAGATCAAT GATGTTCCCTGTGCAACCATCCAGAATGAAG ATGGACTGATTTTTACCTGTGAGAAGCGCTGCCTAAAGAAGCGCTCCTGTGGCCGACACAAATGTGGCGAGCTGTGCTGTGTG GGTGTGGAACACACATGCTCTCTGGTCTGTGGCTACAAGCTCAACTGTGGCCTCCACCGCTGCCAAGAGCTCTGTCACCGTGGGAACTGCCAACCCTGCTGGCAAACCA GTTTTGATGAGCTGGCGTGCCACTGTGGGGGGACTGTCCTGTTCCCCCCAATTGCCTGTGGCACCAAGCCCTTAGAGTGTAAGAACCTGTGTACCAGGAGGCACAAGTGTGACCACCAAG TGTTCCATAATTGCCACAGTGAGGAGAAGTGCCCACCCTGTACTTACCTCACTCAGAAGTGGTGCATGGGAAAGCATGAG CGAAGGAGCAACATTCCGTGCCACCTGCAGGACATCTCCTGTGGTCTGACCTGCAACAAGGTGCTGCTGTGTGACCACCGCTGCCGCCGCATCTGCCACCGGGGAGAATGTCTGGCCAAGGGCGCCTGCCGCCAGCCCTGTGTGCTGCCCCGTGCCGACTGTGGCCACCCCTGCAACGCCCCTTGCCACAAGGGCACCAGTTGCCCGCGCAACACCTGCGCTGCCAAG GTGGCGCTACAGTGTGACTGCGGCCGGAGAAAGGAAACGGTAGTGTGCACGGAGGCAGCCAGTGCCCATCAGAG GTATGCAGCCATTGCCATGGCCAGTAAGCTGTCTGACATGCAGCTGGGTGACTCTGTAGACATCGGTCTCATCACTAAGAAGGAGATGAAACAGGCCAA GTTGGAGTGTGACGAAGGGTGTGCTGCACTGGAAAGGAACAG GCGATTGGCTGTGGCCCTGCAGAGTTACCCTTCAGTGGACCCCTTCAACATCcgcacctcctcctccacttaTAGTGACAGCCTCCGAGGAGATGCCAG AAAAGATTTGAAGTTTGTCAGCGAGGTTGAAGAGGAGATCAAGAATCTGGTTGAGTTGGCCAGCAAG GGTAAACTGTCCAAGAGGAGCCACTGCTTCCCCCCAATGAACAGAGAGCACAGGAAGATAGTCCACGAGCTGGCTGAGGTCTACAATGTAGAGAGCGTGAGCTACGACAGCGAGCCCAAACGCAACGTGGTTATCACCGCCATCAG GGGGAAGTCTGCCTGTCCTAACTCAACACTGACGtccctgatagagagagatacaggggtcTCAAGGGCTCCCCCACCCATTGCCCATATCAAACAACATAGCAA GACTGATGGTGTGAGCAGCTGGTCCAAGGCAGTCAAAGAAGAGCCGGCAATCGACTACTTTGATGTCCAGGATTAA